The Streptomyces sp. Alt3 genome has a segment encoding these proteins:
- a CDS encoding MFS transporter, translating into MTDARLRYGRASLALSFLVQGVTFALLVTRIPAIQDRYGISDGLLPVFLAAVPVLAGVASVLTEKVVARVRPGAVLRWAQPVVMLALLGVGAGTEVWQVALALGVFGLAVGALDASMNMMGVSLQRAYGRSIMLGFHAAYSLGGIAGASMAWAGAHWDLSLLVSYLPAVLVLLPAALIGSRWYAEGKVAGDASAPGRAEGTPVPFRLLLPLCLVMAFAYIGDSTVSNWSAKYLQDVLGGSEQLATVPYNVYMVTTLLGRAVGDLGVRRFGAVAVVRGGSVLAAVGFGVVAVAPGAWWGMLGFTLLGLGLCVIVPQTFAAAGRMFPGASDVAVARLNVFNYVGFLVGSPLVGALGDAWSYRGAMLVPMVLVLATLVYARSFGADPARYGGGHERARAADVG; encoded by the coding sequence ATGACGGATGCGCGGTTGCGGTACGGCAGGGCCTCGCTCGCTCTGAGCTTCCTGGTGCAGGGGGTGACCTTCGCTCTCCTCGTGACGCGCATCCCCGCCATCCAGGACCGGTACGGGATATCCGACGGGCTGCTGCCCGTCTTCCTGGCCGCCGTTCCTGTCCTGGCGGGGGTCGCCAGCGTGCTCACCGAGAAGGTGGTCGCGCGGGTGCGGCCGGGGGCCGTGCTCAGGTGGGCGCAGCCCGTGGTGATGCTGGCCCTGCTCGGCGTGGGCGCCGGCACCGAGGTCTGGCAGGTCGCTCTCGCGCTCGGCGTCTTCGGGCTGGCCGTCGGGGCGCTGGACGCCTCCATGAACATGATGGGCGTCAGCCTTCAGCGGGCGTACGGGCGCAGCATCATGCTGGGCTTCCACGCCGCGTACAGCCTGGGTGGTATCGCCGGGGCGTCGATGGCGTGGGCCGGCGCGCACTGGGACCTGTCGCTGTTGGTGTCCTATCTGCCGGCGGTGCTCGTCCTGCTGCCCGCGGCCCTGATCGGGAGCCGCTGGTACGCGGAGGGGAAGGTGGCCGGTGACGCATCGGCGCCCGGCCGGGCCGAGGGGACGCCCGTGCCGTTCAGGCTGCTGTTGCCGCTGTGCCTGGTGATGGCGTTCGCGTACATCGGGGACTCGACGGTCTCCAACTGGAGCGCGAAGTACCTGCAGGACGTCCTGGGCGGCTCGGAGCAGCTTGCGACGGTTCCGTACAACGTCTACATGGTGACGACCCTGCTGGGGCGGGCCGTCGGTGACCTCGGGGTGCGCCGGTTCGGGGCGGTCGCCGTGGTGCGGGGCGGGAGTGTGCTGGCCGCCGTGGGGTTCGGTGTGGTGGCGGTGGCGCCGGGGGCCTGGTGGGGGATGCTCGGCTTCACGCTGCTGGGGCTGGGTCTCTGTGTGATCGTGCCGCAGACGTTCGCCGCCGCGGGGCGGATGTTCCCCGGGGCGAGTGATGTGGCCGTGGCCCGGCTGAACGTCTTCAACTACGTGGGATTTCTCGTGGGGTCGCCGCTCGTGGGGGCGCTCGGGGACGCGTGGAGCTACCGCGGCGCGATGCTCGTGCCCATGGTGCTGGTCCTGGCGACGCTCGTGTACGCCCGCTCGTTCGGTGCGGATCCCGCCCGATACGGTGGCGGGCATGAGCGGGCGCGCGCAGCTGATGTGGGATGA
- a CDS encoding acetoin utilization protein AcuC gives MSGRAQLMWDEAVTGYDFGSSHPMDPVRLALTMGLVRAFGLDGSVDVRSAKAAGDSTLRLVHREDYVAAVRAASVDPGSADQAYGLGTVDDPAFAGMHEASALIAGLSVGAAEAVWRGESRHAVNFTGGLHHAMPGAASGFCVYNDPALAIARLLELGAERVAYVDVDVHHGDGVQAAFWEDPRVLTVSLHEHPRTLFPQTGWPEETGAGAGDGGAVNVALPAGTGDAGWLRAFHAVVPELLEDFRPQVLVTQHGADTHFEDPLAHLAVSLDAQRSVMTACHELAHSYAEDGRWVALGGGGYAVVDVVPRSWTHLVGIAAHAPVEPEAVIPASWRDEVYARTRQLGPARMTDGRTPSWKPWEDGYDPADRLDQAVLATRRSAFPLRGLLA, from the coding sequence ATGAGCGGGCGCGCGCAGCTGATGTGGGATGAGGCAGTAACCGGATACGACTTCGGGTCCAGTCACCCCATGGACCCGGTCAGACTCGCTCTGACGATGGGCCTGGTGCGGGCGTTCGGGCTGGACGGGTCGGTGGACGTGCGGTCGGCCAAGGCCGCCGGGGACTCCACTTTGCGGCTCGTGCACCGTGAGGACTACGTGGCGGCCGTCCGGGCCGCGTCCGTGGATCCGGGGTCCGCCGACCAGGCATACGGGCTGGGGACGGTCGACGACCCCGCCTTCGCGGGGATGCACGAGGCGTCCGCGCTCATCGCCGGGCTCTCGGTGGGGGCCGCGGAGGCGGTGTGGCGGGGGGAGAGCCGGCACGCGGTGAACTTCACGGGCGGGCTGCACCATGCGATGCCAGGGGCTGCCTCCGGGTTCTGCGTGTACAACGATCCGGCGCTCGCCATCGCCCGGCTGCTGGAGCTCGGCGCCGAGCGGGTGGCGTACGTCGATGTGGACGTCCATCACGGGGACGGGGTGCAGGCGGCGTTCTGGGAGGATCCGCGGGTCCTCACCGTGTCGCTGCACGAGCATCCGCGCACGCTGTTCCCGCAGACCGGGTGGCCGGAGGAGACCGGTGCCGGGGCGGGCGATGGTGGGGCCGTGAACGTGGCCCTGCCGGCGGGTACGGGTGACGCCGGGTGGCTGCGGGCGTTCCACGCGGTGGTGCCGGAGCTCCTGGAGGACTTCCGGCCGCAGGTGCTGGTGACCCAGCACGGGGCCGATACGCATTTCGAGGACCCGCTGGCGCATCTCGCGGTGTCGCTGGACGCCCAGCGTTCCGTCATGACGGCCTGTCATGAGCTGGCCCACTCATACGCCGAGGACGGGCGCTGGGTGGCGCTGGGCGGAGGGGGTTACGCGGTGGTGGACGTGGTGCCGCGTTCCTGGACGCATCTCGTGGGGATCGCCGCGCACGCGCCGGTGGAGCCGGAGGCCGTGATTCCGGCCTCGTGGCGGGACGAGGTCTACGCCCGTACGCGGCAGTTGGGCCCTGCCCGGATGACCGACGGCCGTACTCCTTCGTGGAAGCCGTGGGAGGACGGGTACGACCCTGCGGACCGGCTGGACCAGGCGGTGCTGGCGACCCGGCGGTCGGCGTTCCCGCTGCGGGGGCTGCTGGCCTGA